The Gopherus flavomarginatus isolate rGopFla2 chromosome 4, rGopFla2.mat.asm, whole genome shotgun sequence genomic interval ATCAGACAAGTCATAAACAGAAGCCCTGTTCTATCTATCTCTGATTTTTCTTCAATTTTCTATTCTTTTGCTTCCTAAAGAGTCTCTTTCTTACTTGACTTGCGTAAAAATAATCAAGGAAATTTATTAATAGTTAATTGTCATGCTTTACGTCCAGTGTTTCTTTTTAGGTTGAAAGAGAATGGCTGCCAGGTGTATGCTAGACGAATTGAAGATCTGTGGGAACTACATAGCAAATATGACATAGTTGTCAACTGTTCAGGCATTGGATCCAGAGAACTCATGGGTGACTTGGAGATACACCCTGTCAGAGGCCAAGTACTCAAGGTCGATGCTCCTTGGGTGAATCACTTCATCCGGGATGGGGATGGTTTAACTTATATCTATCCAGGAATACACAATGTAACATTAGGTGGGACAAGGCAAAAGGACAACTGGAGCTTGTCCCCAGATCCTAGAAGTAGCAAAGATATATTTGACAGATGTTGTGCTCTTGAACCCTCACTTCAGAGAGCCCAGGACGTAAAGGTGAGGGTGGGTCTGAGGCCATCCAGGTTAGCTGTGAGACTGCAGAAAGAGATACTGGTCCATGATGGGAAAAAACTGCCCGTGGTCCACAACTATGGACATGGTTCAGGTGGCTTTTCAGTGCACAGGGGCACTGCTAAAGAGGCTGCTCGACTGGTGGCAGAATGCATTGCTGCTCTGGAAGGCTCCTCTTTGAAGGCAAAGTTATAATCACTGGGGCCTCCTTTTCAGTTATTGGTTGGCTATTATAAATCTACTGGTAATACCTTTGGAATGTTATTCTATAAGCAATGGTAGAAGCTACGTGCCACATTCTGAACTGTAGCCAAGTGcttgttttgtgaaaaatgtttgccCACAAGTGATagggtgtttgttttatttttctgtgagagttcattcaagagtataatgattgtctagtttcacccacatagctgttgttggggcatttgatgcactgggtGATGTAAGACCcaaggatcttgaaaggtgtgctgTGGGAGGTACAGATTCGATAGAGACAGTTTTATGTCTGTTTACAACAATGTGTAACTCCAAAAacctcctttgtcctatgactgtggAAGTGTTAATGGACCATTTCATTTTGAATGGCATGCATTAATTCCTGTGTTTaactatctgttccaccttgcatttagatGTGACACTCTGATTACCTTTTACAGACCTGAATAAAACCTCTCtgcgtagcttgaaagctt includes:
- the DDO gene encoding D-aspartate oxidase isoform X2, coding for MQSLVVEGIPIHQQKQWFRETFDYLFEINNSSEASDAGINLVSGWQIFKTIPDEVLPFWSDVVLGFRSMTEEELKKFPQHRFGQAFTTLKCDCPSYLLWLEKRLKENGCQVYARRIEDLWELHSKYDIVVNCSGIGSRELMGDLEIHPVRGQVLKVDAPWVNHFIRDGDGLTYIYPGIHNVTLGGTRQKDNWSLSPDPRSSKDIFDRCCALEPSLQRAQDVKVRVGLRPSRLAVRLQKEILVHDGKKLPVVHNYGHGSGGFSVHRGTAKEAARLVAECIAALEGSSLKAKL
- the DDO gene encoding D-aspartate oxidase isoform X1, with amino-acid sequence MAKQKIAVVGAGLIGLSTAVYISESISKCSVTVISDKFTPNTTSDVAAGMLIPHTYQGIPIHQQKQWFRETFDYLFEINNSSEASDAGINLVSGWQIFKTIPDEVLPFWSDVVLGFRSMTEEELKKFPQHRFGQAFTTLKCDCPSYLLWLEKRLKENGCQVYARRIEDLWELHSKYDIVVNCSGIGSRELMGDLEIHPVRGQVLKVDAPWVNHFIRDGDGLTYIYPGIHNVTLGGTRQKDNWSLSPDPRSSKDIFDRCCALEPSLQRAQDVKVRVGLRPSRLAVRLQKEILVHDGKKLPVVHNYGHGSGGFSVHRGTAKEAARLVAECIAALEGSSLKAKL